From a region of the Gossypium raimondii isolate GPD5lz chromosome 10, ASM2569854v1, whole genome shotgun sequence genome:
- the LOC105778214 gene encoding PLASMODESMATA CALLOSE-BINDING PROTEIN 3: MALPALKLPLFFLSLLLTTFSVAEGASWCVARSDASNQALQTALDYACASGADCTPLQSDGLCFLPNTIQAHASYAFNSYYQRRAIAPGSCDFAGTATVAKTDPSYGSCMYPSSLSTAGGLPTPTTPTTVTNNPTAPTTTTTAPLGGADGSNGLNNPGLTPPFPTTDESRASFDCMVNTSSMSLMLLVVLSFILHPVWIF, encoded by the exons ATGGCACTACCAGCCTTAAAACTTCCATTGTTCTTCCTCTCCTTACTCTTAACCACCTTCTCGGTCGCTGAAGGAGCAAGCTGGTGCGTGGCCAGGAGTGATGCAAGCAACCAAGCTCTTCAAACCGCACTCGACTATGCATGCGCCTCTGGAGCTGACTGCACCCCTCTACAGTCAGATGGGCTTTGTTTCCTTCCCAACACCATCCAAGCTCATGCTTCTTATGCTTTCAATAGTTACTATCAACGTAGAGCAATAGCTCCTGGTTCCTGTGACTTTGCTGGCACTGCCACTGTTGCCAAAACTGATCCCA GTTATGGATCTTGTATGTACCCATCTTCTCTAAG CACGGCCGGAGGGCTACCTACCCCAACAACACCAACAACAGTGACAAATAATCCAACTGCACCAACAACTACGACGACTGCACCACTCGGTGGAGCTGATGGTAGTAACGGACTAAATAACCCTGGACTGACTCCTCCATTTCCGACAACAGATGAATCTAGAGCTTCATTTGATTGTATGGTCAATACAAGCTCAATGTCCCTCATGCTCTTAGTTGTTCTGTCCTTTATTTTGCACCCGGTATGGATCTTTTAA
- the LOC105778294 gene encoding alpha-mannosidase At3g26720, producing the protein MNTYEASENNTIEVGQGSLKLLYSADEGKLTRYVNTRNSVTAFAEKSYGYYSGNDGTDKDPQASGAYVFRPNGTFSIKSENQTPLTVVRGPLLDEVYQQLHFSGK; encoded by the exons ATGAATACCTATGAAGCAAGTGAAAACAATACCATTGAAGTTGGCCAAGGAAGTTTAAAGCTTCTTTACTCAGCAGATGAAGGAAAACTTACTCGTTATGTTAATACCAGAAATTCG GTTACGGCCTTTGCTGAGAAATCCTATGGTTATTACTCGGGAAATGATGGAACTGATAAAGATCCTCAG GCTTCTGGGGCATATGTTTTTCGTCCAAATGGTACATTCTCCATAAAATCTGAAAACCAG ACTCCTTTAACTGTTGTGCGGGGTCCCCTGTTGGATGAAGTATATCAACAGCTACATTTTTCAGGTAAATGA
- the LOC105775400 gene encoding uncharacterized protein LOC105775400, with translation MLASVTSTLYKQLESCKTTKVILDKLEDMFGGQAILARQSTITSLTNAQNKPDTSVKDHMITLMGYFVEATDNEANLDQNTQIEIVFKSLSKGFVGFRAAYNLGNKSLTFTQLMKEQEMALQGKL, from the exons ATGCTAGCAAGTGTGACTAGTACTCTGTATAAGCAACTAGAGAGCTGTAAGACTACTAAAGTAATTCTAGATAAGTTAGAAGACATGTTTGGAGGCCAAGCTATCTTGGCTCGACAATCTACCATAACTAGCTTGACGAATGCCCAGAATAAACCTGACACTTCAGTCAAAGACCATATGATCACTCTCATGGGCTACTTTGTCGAGGCCACAGATAATGAGGCCAATTTGGACCAAAATACTCAAATTGAGATAGTGTTCAAAAGTTTATCCAAGGGCTTTGTAGGCTTTCGGGCTGCATATAACCTTGGAAACAAAAGCCTGACGTTTACACAACTCATGAAGGAG CAAGAAATGGCACTTCAAGGAAAACTGTAA